A window of the Streptomyces sp. Ag109_O5-10 genome harbors these coding sequences:
- a CDS encoding SGNH/GDSL hydrolase family protein, producing MAYGIPSDGPVRRHRRRATVAAALGGCVLVAASTAPAAAHGGDHGPGHDRGTGYVALGDSYTSGPAIPTQVDAGCARSDHNYPSLVAAARHVSAFKDVSCAGATTAEMWKAQGTNGPQLDAVQRGTDLVTVQIGGNDIGFSSIIGTCAALSSKDLTGDPCRQYYNASGTDQLVRNIVQTAPKVDKVLRAIRARAPHARILVVGYPDLLPDDGSGCYPTVPFAAKDFPYLRDTGERLNLMLRLVAAWNGARYVDTYGPTVGHDMCKAPADRWIEPLQPASPAAPAHPNAKGEAVMAQAVLKRLERRY from the coding sequence ATGGCGTACGGCATCCCGTCCGACGGTCCGGTAAGACGGCACCGGCGGAGGGCCACCGTGGCGGCGGCGCTGGGCGGCTGCGTCCTGGTGGCCGCGTCCACGGCTCCGGCCGCGGCGCACGGCGGCGACCACGGTCCCGGCCACGACCGCGGCACCGGTTACGTGGCGCTCGGCGACTCCTACACCTCGGGCCCGGCCATCCCGACGCAGGTCGACGCGGGCTGCGCCCGCTCCGACCACAACTACCCCTCGCTGGTGGCGGCGGCCCGGCACGTGAGCGCCTTCAAGGACGTGAGCTGTGCCGGCGCGACCACCGCCGAGATGTGGAAGGCGCAGGGCACCAACGGCCCCCAGCTCGACGCCGTACAGCGCGGCACCGACCTGGTGACCGTCCAGATCGGTGGCAACGACATCGGGTTCAGCTCGATCATCGGCACCTGCGCGGCCCTCAGCTCCAAGGACCTGACCGGCGACCCCTGCCGGCAGTACTACAACGCGTCCGGCACCGACCAGCTGGTGCGCAACATCGTGCAGACCGCGCCCAAGGTCGACAAGGTGCTGCGGGCGATCCGCGCGCGGGCCCCGCACGCCCGGATCCTGGTCGTCGGCTACCCCGACCTGCTGCCCGACGACGGCAGCGGCTGCTACCCGACGGTTCCCTTCGCGGCCAAGGACTTCCCCTACCTCCGCGACACCGGCGAGCGGCTGAACCTCATGCTCCGGCTGGTGGCCGCCTGGAACGGCGCACGGTACGTGGACACGTACGGTCCGACCGTCGGCCACGACATGTGCAAGGCGCCCGCCGACCGCTGGATCGAGCCCCTCCAGCCGGCCTCGCCGGCGGCCCCGGCCCACCCCAACGCGAA
- a CDS encoding SDR family oxidoreductase produces MTAIKDSVVLVTGGSRGVGKALVEELYARGAGKVYATARDPRTVTHPDAVGLALEVTDPDSVAAVAERAQDVTVLINNAGVATGTRFLTSSLDDIRQEFETNFYGPLLLARAFVPVIERNGGGHILNVHSVLSWIADGGAYSASKAALWSQTNSLRLALQSRGIGVTGLHMGYVDTDMAAHVEGAKAKSEDIAAAALDGIEADAWEVLGDELTRTVKGGLSADPADLYRQLGR; encoded by the coding sequence ATGACCGCTATCAAGGACTCCGTCGTCCTCGTCACCGGCGGCAGCCGAGGCGTCGGAAAGGCGCTGGTGGAAGAGCTGTACGCGCGCGGCGCCGGCAAGGTCTACGCGACCGCCCGCGACCCGCGCACCGTCACCCACCCCGACGCCGTCGGGCTGGCCCTGGAGGTGACCGACCCCGACTCCGTGGCGGCGGTCGCCGAGCGGGCGCAGGACGTCACCGTTCTGATCAACAACGCCGGGGTCGCCACCGGGACCCGCTTCCTGACCTCCTCGCTGGACGACATCCGCCAGGAGTTCGAGACCAACTTCTACGGCCCGCTGCTGCTCGCCCGCGCCTTCGTCCCGGTCATCGAGCGCAACGGCGGCGGCCACATCCTGAACGTGCACTCGGTCCTGTCCTGGATCGCCGACGGTGGCGCCTACAGCGCCTCCAAGGCGGCCCTGTGGTCGCAGACCAACAGCCTGCGCCTGGCGCTCCAGTCGCGCGGCATCGGCGTGACCGGCCTGCACATGGGCTACGTCGACACCGACATGGCGGCCCACGTCGAGGGGGCCAAGGCGAAGTCCGAGGACATCGCCGCGGCCGCTCTCGACGGGATCGAGGCGGACGCCTGGGAGGTGCTCGGCGACGAACTGACCCGCACGGTCAAGGGGGGCCTGTCGGCCGACCCTGCCGACCTGTACCGGCAGCTCGGCCGGTAA